The following are encoded together in the Ezakiella massiliensis genome:
- a CDS encoding nitroreductase family protein, which yields MLMNNFLGSRKSVRHFKSKSISKATVEKINNLIRVFNSDKGNSFAFHENGKAIYDGLNGHAGYNGVMISAPSYISVDFGASSDREKVIGMYNAEDIITFLESEGLGSCWIGLFDTADDIKTKVFGNEHKANLLLAIGYPKARNPFVVEEASERKPVDEIVFDGSFDNPVDINMLEQRGLDDLFYYVRFAPNTLNSQTWRFLMKNNSVELYLKEFDGKYFFEDAGIIMYYFERLYNMTGFDKKFEVEKEFKEENGMIKIATINL from the coding sequence ATGTTAATGAACAATTTTTTGGGCTCAAGAAAGAGCGTAAGACACTTCAAATCAAAATCAATTTCAAAGGCAACAGTTGAAAAAATTAACAACTTAATCAGAGTATTTAATTCTGATAAAGGCAATAGTTTTGCTTTTCACGAAAATGGCAAGGCTATTTATGATGGTCTAAATGGTCATGCTGGATATAACGGTGTAATGATAAGTGCACCTAGCTATATCTCAGTTGATTTTGGTGCATCCTCAGATAGGGAAAAGGTTATTGGCATGTATAATGCTGAAGATATCATAACTTTCTTGGAATCAGAAGGTTTAGGATCCTGCTGGATTGGTTTGTTTGACACTGCTGATGACATTAAGACAAAAGTTTTTGGCAATGAACACAAGGCTAATTTATTGTTAGCTATTGGATATCCAAAGGCAAGAAATCCTTTTGTAGTAGAAGAAGCTAGCGAAAGAAAACCTGTTGATGAAATTGTGTTCGATGGTAGCTTTGATAACCCTGTAGATATCAATATGCTAGAACAAAGAGGTTTGGATGACTTATTTTATTATGTAAGATTTGCTCCTAATACTTTAAATTCACAAACATGGAGATTCCTAATGAAAAACAATTCCGTTGAACTTTACTTAAAAGAGTTTGATGGCAAATATTTCTTTGAAGATGCTGGAATCATAATGTATTATTTTGAAAGATTATACAACATGACCGGCTTCGACAAAAAATTTGAAGTTGAAAAAGAATTTAAAGAAGAAAATGGCATGATTAAGATTGCCACTATAAATTTATAG
- the fsa gene encoding fructose-6-phosphate aldolase, which produces MRFFIDTANIEEIKDIAKLGVICGVTTNPSLIAKEGRDFKSVVKEITDIVDGPISAEVNSYDTDGMVKEARELAKIHDNIVVKVPMTKEALAAIKILSKEGIKTNCTLIFSLNQALMAANAGATYVSPFIGRIDDIGYNGMQLIEDIMHVFEEYGIETEVIAASIRTVNHVNDAAKAGSDIATIPYKIFNQMINHPLTDKGIDSFKKDWGKFQNEIK; this is translated from the coding sequence ATGCGTTTTTTTATCGATACAGCTAATATTGAAGAGATTAAAGATATTGCAAAACTTGGTGTTATTTGTGGAGTTACAACAAACCCAAGCTTGATAGCTAAAGAAGGCAGAGATTTTAAGTCAGTGGTTAAAGAAATAACCGATATTGTTGATGGTCCTATTAGCGCTGAAGTAAATTCCTATGATACTGATGGTATGGTCAAAGAGGCTAGAGAACTTGCCAAGATACATGATAATATTGTTGTAAAAGTTCCTATGACCAAGGAGGCACTAGCGGCTATTAAAATTCTTTCAAAAGAAGGCATTAAAACAAATTGCACCTTGATTTTTTCTCTAAATCAAGCTCTTATGGCTGCTAATGCAGGTGCGACCTATGTAAGTCCTTTTATTGGTAGAATTGATGACATAGGCTATAATGGCATGCAACTTATTGAAGACATAATGCATGTATTTGAAGAGTATGGAATTGAAACAGAGGTAATTGCTGCATCTATTAGAACAGTAAATCATGTTAACGATGCCGCTAAAGCTGGATCAGATATTGCTACTATTCCTTATAAGATCTTTAATCAAATGATTAATCATCCGCTAACAGACAAAGGCATAGATAGTTTTAAAAAAGACTGGGGAAAATTTCAAAATGAGATTAAATAA
- the glpX gene encoding class II fructose-bisphosphatase, with product MDRNLVMNLARVTEAAALRSAKYLGKGDKNAADQAAVDAMRKMFDTVDINGTVVIGEGEIDEAPMLYIGEKIGQRNDNSLHVDIAVDPLDGTTAIAKGMNDAISVVAVAPEGHLLHAPDMYMEKIACGPKAKGKISIEYPIEKNLEILAEVLNKDISDVTVVMLDRERHIEIANRIRKAGARIRFIQDGDVLGAISTCFDNVSGDLLVGRGGAPEGVLAAVALKCLGGYFEGYLTARNQEEIDRCHKMGVECDKIYKIDDLVKGDDAAFAATGVSHGELLDGVNYIEKNVATTETLVLRAETGTVRFIQARHYLDKKPEYAK from the coding sequence ATGGATAGAAATTTAGTTATGAATTTAGCAAGAGTAACTGAAGCTGCTGCTTTACGTTCTGCTAAGTATTTAGGAAAAGGCGATAAAAACGCAGCTGATCAAGCTGCTGTAGATGCTATGAGAAAGATGTTTGATACTGTTGATATTAACGGTACAGTTGTAATTGGTGAGGGCGAAATTGATGAAGCCCCTATGCTCTATATTGGAGAAAAGATTGGCCAAAGAAACGATAATTCTCTACATGTAGATATAGCTGTAGACCCTCTTGATGGTACAACTGCAATTGCAAAAGGTATGAACGATGCAATTTCTGTAGTAGCTGTGGCTCCAGAAGGACATCTTCTTCACGCTCCAGATATGTATATGGAAAAGATTGCCTGTGGTCCAAAAGCTAAAGGAAAAATTTCTATTGAATATCCTATAGAAAAAAATCTTGAAATTTTAGCTGAAGTTCTAAATAAAGATATTTCTGATGTTACAGTTGTTATGCTCGACAGAGAAAGACATATTGAAATTGCAAACCGAATTAGAAAAGCTGGAGCTAGAATTAGATTTATTCAAGATGGTGACGTCTTAGGTGCAATTTCAACTTGCTTTGATAATGTAAGTGGAGATTTGCTAGTTGGTAGAGGTGGGGCACCAGAAGGTGTTTTAGCTGCAGTTGCATTAAAATGTCTAGGTGGATATTTCGAAGGATACTTAACCGCTAGAAACCAAGAAGAAATTGATAGATGTCATAAGATGGGTGTTGAATGTGACAAGATTTACAAAATTGATGACCTAGTTAAGGGCGATGATGCTGCATTTGCTGCAACAGGTGTAAGTCATGGTGAACTACTTGATGGTGTTAATTATATCGAAAAGAATGTTGCTACAACTGAAACACTTGTCTTAAGAGCTGAAACAGGAACAGTGCGTTTTATACAAGCTAGACATTATTTAGATAAGAAACCTGAATACGCTAAATAA
- the rpmE gene encoding 50S ribosomal protein L31, with amino-acid sequence MKQGIHPEFKEVTVTCACGNTFTTGSTRDELKVDVCSECHPFFTGKQKFSERGGRVEKFKKRYEKSGK; translated from the coding sequence ATGAAACAAGGTATACATCCAGAATTTAAAGAAGTTACAGTAACATGTGCTTGCGGAAATACTTTCACAACTGGCTCAACCAGAGATGAATTAAAAGTAGATGTTTGCTCAGAATGCCATCCATTCTTTACAGGAAAACAAAAGTTCTCCGAACGTGGTGGTAGAGTTGAGAAATTTAAGAAGAGATACGAAAAATCAGGAAAATAA
- the prmC gene encoding peptide chain release factor N(5)-glutamine methyltransferase produces the protein MKVNEVRKLALKYLENINNNEFEVNLFIRDFFGLSLTDIYFNKEIECSQEEIDKFIGLLDIRASGCPYNYIFKYKEFYNKRFYVDERVLIPRPETELLVEECINYYKGKTIDRYLDLCTGSGCIGISLASELDIKSVTLADISKDSLEVAKKNAYIYNIDADFIESDLFLKIVGEFDLITINPPYVPLNRKRILDKTVIDYEPNLALFADNDGLSIIKKFIQEYDKYLTDDGLVLMEFDESQGDAISKLLEKKKVNFKIYKDYSNMDRFVVMGGR, from the coding sequence ATGAAAGTAAATGAAGTCAGAAAACTAGCTTTAAAATATCTTGAAAATATAAATAATAATGAATTTGAAGTCAATTTGTTTATCAGAGATTTTTTTGGACTTTCATTAACTGATATTTATTTTAATAAAGAAATAGAATGTTCCCAAGAAGAAATTGATAAGTTTATTGGATTGTTAGATATAAGAGCTAGCGGATGCCCTTATAATTACATCTTTAAATATAAAGAATTTTATAATAAGAGATTCTATGTAGACGAGAGAGTTTTGATACCAAGGCCAGAGACTGAATTATTGGTTGAAGAATGTATAAATTACTATAAAGGCAAAACTATTGATAGGTATTTGGACTTATGTACAGGCAGTGGCTGCATAGGAATAAGTTTAGCTAGTGAGCTGGATATAAAAAGTGTTACTCTTGCTGATATCTCTAAAGATTCGTTAGAAGTTGCAAAAAAGAATGCGTATATATATAATATAGATGCAGACTTCATTGAGTCTGACTTGTTTTTGAAGATAGTTGGTGAATTTGATTTAATTACTATTAATCCACCTTATGTTCCGCTTAATAGAAAGAGAATTCTAGATAAAACTGTTATCGATTATGAACCGAATTTAGCTTTATTTGCAGACAATGATGGTTTATCGATTATAAAAAAATTCATTCAAGAATATGATAAGTATTTGACAGATGATGGTTTAGTTCTTATGGAATTTGACGAGAGTCAAGGAGATGCAATTTCTAAATTATTAGAAAAAAAGAAAGTTAATTTTAAAATTTATAAAGATTATTCTAATATGGATAGATTTGTTGTCATGGGAGGGAGATAG
- the prfA gene encoding peptide chain release factor 1: protein MLEKLKGIEDRYEELNKMIMDPDLVNDLEKYQEVMIEHSNLTEIVEVIKEYKKCLEDLENTKELLGESLDDDLKEMAKEELKELEEKEETLETQVKTLLIPKDPNDDRNVIVEIRAGTGGDEAALFAGDLFRMYCRYAERHRWTVDVMSINEIGIGGYKEAIFMINGKGAYSKLKHESGVHRVQRVPETESGGRVHTSAATVAVLPEARDVEIEIDEKDLKIDVYRSGGHGGQSVNTTDSAVRITYLPENLVVACQDERSQLKNKEKAMKILKSRLYDLKLQEEEKKMADMKRNQVGSGDRSERIRTYNFPQGRITDHRINKTIYQLQDFLDGDLDDMIESIITYYQAEALQAMEK from the coding sequence TTGTTAGAAAAATTAAAAGGTATTGAAGATAGGTATGAAGAACTTAATAAAATGATCATGGATCCTGACCTTGTCAATGATCTTGAAAAGTATCAGGAGGTTATGATTGAACATTCCAATCTAACTGAAATTGTTGAAGTGATCAAAGAATATAAAAAATGCCTAGAAGACTTAGAAAACACTAAGGAGCTTTTGGGTGAAAGTTTAGATGATGATTTAAAGGAAATGGCCAAAGAAGAGCTTAAGGAGCTTGAAGAAAAAGAAGAGACATTAGAAACTCAAGTAAAAACTCTCTTAATTCCTAAAGATCCTAACGATGATAGAAACGTTATAGTTGAAATTCGTGCAGGTACAGGTGGAGATGAAGCTGCTTTATTTGCTGGTGATTTATTTAGAATGTATTGTCGTTATGCTGAAAGACATAGATGGACTGTTGACGTAATGAGCATTAACGAAATTGGTATTGGCGGATACAAAGAAGCTATTTTTATGATCAACGGTAAGGGTGCTTACTCAAAACTAAAACATGAATCAGGTGTTCATAGGGTTCAAAGAGTCCCAGAGACGGAAAGTGGCGGAAGAGTTCATACTTCTGCTGCAACTGTTGCAGTTTTGCCTGAAGCCAGAGATGTTGAAATTGAAATTGATGAAAAAGATTTAAAAATTGACGTATATAGATCTGGTGGACACGGCGGACAATCAGTTAATACTACAGACTCTGCTGTTAGAATCACATATCTGCCTGAAAATCTTGTTGTTGCTTGTCAGGATGAAAGAAGTCAGCTTAAAAACAAAGAAAAAGCTATGAAAATCTTGAAATCCAGACTCTACGATTTAAAGCTTCAAGAAGAAGAAAAGAAGATGGCTGATATGAAGAGAAATCAAGTGGGATCTGGTGATAGATCTGAAAGAATCAGGACTTATAATTTCCCACAAGGAAGAATTACAGACCACAGAATTAACAAAACGATTTATCAATTGCAAGACTTCCTAGACGGTGATCTTGATGATATGATTGAATCCATCATAACTTATTATCAAGCCGAAGCTTTGCAAGCCATGGAAAAATAA
- a CDS encoding aminoacetone oxidase family FAD-binding enzyme translates to MDIAVVGGGVSGVVSAIELSKLGHKVSIYEKTDRLLKKLLITGNGRCNFSNKNISRENFHGNKSFLDKVYTDEFIDAREYIINLGIIPYLDERNRFYPMSLQAQSVVEALLKEVEDKDINCFFKSEVISINKNKKFTIKTKDTSKDYDRVIFSAGSMSYPSTGTDGNQYKLVEDLGHTKTKLYPGIGPLVADIPFSKELKGLRLNATVYAGDKSCNGDLLFTENGISGNSIFELSSYILREKIDKIFIDFLPLVDIEDLKIILKLRQDKLNDVDSKWFLNGIIHKRLYKVFFKMLNVKTTKDIDIDKLCKLIKNYEVSDIRAGSWALSQITVGGINTDEIDTNLESKIHKGLYFTGEVLDVDGDCGGYNLTWAIYSALLVAKMLR, encoded by the coding sequence ATGGACATAGCTGTTGTAGGTGGTGGAGTTTCAGGTGTTGTAAGCGCTATTGAGCTCTCTAAGCTTGGTCATAAAGTAAGTATATATGAAAAGACAGATCGTCTCTTAAAAAAACTTTTAATAACAGGAAATGGTCGATGCAATTTTTCAAATAAGAATATTTCTAGAGAAAATTTTCATGGCAATAAAAGTTTTTTAGATAAAGTTTATACTGACGAATTTATTGATGCCAGAGAGTATATAATAAATCTTGGGATAATACCTTATTTGGATGAAAGAAATAGATTTTATCCAATGAGCCTTCAAGCTCAATCAGTTGTAGAAGCCTTGCTTAAAGAAGTAGAAGACAAAGATATTAATTGCTTTTTTAAATCCGAAGTTATTTCTATAAATAAGAATAAAAAATTCACCATTAAAACTAAGGATACTAGCAAGGATTATGATAGAGTTATTTTTTCTGCTGGTTCAATGAGTTATCCAAGTACTGGTACCGATGGTAATCAATATAAGTTGGTCGAAGATTTGGGCCATACCAAGACAAAATTGTACCCAGGTATAGGGCCTTTAGTTGCTGATATTCCTTTTTCTAAAGAATTAAAAGGCTTGAGATTAAATGCGACAGTTTATGCAGGTGATAAATCTTGTAATGGAGACCTCTTATTTACTGAAAATGGTATTAGTGGCAATAGTATTTTTGAATTATCATCGTATATACTAAGGGAGAAAATTGATAAGATATTTATAGATTTTTTGCCTCTAGTTGATATAGAAGATTTAAAAATTATATTAAAGCTAAGACAAGACAAGTTAAATGATGTTGATTCAAAATGGTTTTTAAATGGCATTATTCACAAGAGACTTTATAAAGTTTTCTTTAAAATGCTTAATGTAAAAACTACTAAAGATATTGATATTGACAAACTATGTAAGCTTATTAAAAACTATGAAGTTAGTGATATTAGAGCAGGTTCTTGGGCCCTTAGTCAAATTACTGTTGGTGGAATTAATACAGATGAAATTGACACGAATCTTGAATCCAAAATCCATAAAGGCCTCTACTTTACAGGTGAAGTATTAGATGTTGATGGGGATTGTGGTGGATATAACTTAACTTGGGCTATATATTCTGCTTTACTAGTTGCTAAGATGTTGAGGTAA
- a CDS encoding NAD(P)H-dependent oxidoreductase, whose amino-acid sequence MQVLLKRLNEYYGDGKEINVFVIGTGFMGASLVAQLNLIDGFKCNIIYNRTYSKAIETFLSCGVKKESIHIINKKEEYNSQGFFIPNDPYEFIDLDQIDVIVDATGSTYEGAKIAYAAIKAKKHLVSLNVECDVVVGPILSKMAKEAGVCYTGIAGDEPGSVKELFDFAEFLGFEVMAIGKGKNNPLDLSANNESVYEEAKVKGLSPYMLATFVDGSKTMEELTMMCNATGFKPDIIGAHGIKSDLKDLDQKLRIKSEGGLLNNYKVADFVFGIAPGVFIMVKAKHDLIDYEMRFLKIGQGPYYILYRPFHLTSIEVPITIAQAFFYNTPTISPRSDKPFADTVAVAKVDLKAGDNLDRPGGKAAYGTIITYEDSIKRNLLPYGFISLDTILVNDIKKGDFITYDDVIIPESRLYDLRRKMDE is encoded by the coding sequence ATGCAAGTATTACTTAAAAGGTTAAATGAATATTATGGGGATGGCAAGGAGATAAATGTTTTTGTAATTGGAACTGGATTCATGGGGGCATCCTTAGTAGCTCAATTAAATCTTATTGATGGCTTCAAGTGTAATATTATTTATAACAGAACTTATTCCAAGGCTATAGAAACATTTTTGTCTTGTGGAGTAAAAAAAGAATCTATTCATATTATTAATAAAAAAGAAGAATACAATTCACAAGGTTTTTTTATTCCGAATGATCCCTACGAGTTTATAGATCTAGATCAAATTGATGTAATTGTAGACGCAACTGGATCGACTTATGAAGGAGCAAAGATTGCTTATGCTGCTATAAAGGCCAAAAAACATTTGGTCAGTCTCAATGTAGAATGCGATGTTGTAGTTGGACCGATTTTAAGTAAGATGGCAAAAGAGGCTGGTGTTTGTTATACTGGCATTGCTGGAGATGAGCCGGGCAGTGTGAAGGAGCTCTTTGATTTTGCCGAGTTTTTAGGTTTTGAAGTAATGGCCATTGGCAAAGGCAAAAATAATCCACTGGATTTATCGGCTAATAATGAAAGCGTATATGAAGAGGCTAAAGTTAAAGGGCTTTCACCATATATGTTAGCCACTTTTGTAGATGGTTCCAAAACTATGGAAGAGCTTACCATGATGTGTAATGCAACTGGATTTAAACCAGATATAATCGGAGCTCACGGTATAAAATCAGACTTAAAAGACTTAGACCAGAAACTTCGGATTAAATCTGAAGGAGGCTTATTAAATAATTACAAGGTTGCTGATTTTGTTTTTGGTATTGCTCCAGGCGTCTTTATTATGGTCAAAGCCAAACATGATCTAATTGATTATGAGATGAGATTTTTAAAGATTGGCCAAGGTCCATATTATATTTTATACAGACCATTTCATTTAACTAGTATCGAAGTTCCTATCACAATTGCACAGGCGTTCTTTTATAATACGCCTACAATAAGTCCACGAAGTGATAAGCCTTTTGCAGATACAGTAGCTGTTGCAAAAGTTGATTTAAAGGCTGGAGATAATCTTGACAGACCTGGTGGCAAGGCAGCTTATGGAACGATTATTACTTATGAGGATTCAATTAAGAGAAATCTTTTGCCATATGGCTTTATTTCACTTGACACAATTCTCGTTAATGATATAAAAAAAGGAGACTTTATAACTTATGATGATGTTATAATACCAGAGTCTAGGCTTTATGATTTAAGAAGAAAAATGGATGAATAA
- the ileS gene encoding isoleucine--tRNA ligase, with the protein MKKFTPLENIPVKEREEKFSKYWKEIDLLHESLRTREDGPKYIFYEGPPTANGKPGIHHVVSRTLKDMTCRHKVMKGYYVERKAGWDTHGLPVEIEVEKKLDLHNKKDIEAYGIKAFNEQCKDSVFQYESLWRQMTERMGYEIDLDNPYVTFHNDYIESVWHIIDKMFKDGLLYEGHKILPYCPRCGTGLASHEVAQGYENITTTTAYVKFKRKDKDEYFIAWTTTPWTLPSNVSLTVNADVDYVLLKNNDNDELYWMAKDLVTDVIKGVTEDYEIIKTVKGTDLEGLEYEQLIPMLEADKKAFYITLADYVTITDGTGIVHTAPAFGEDDYNTGRRYDLPVFNPVNEEGKFNVGKWGGMNVFDADPEILNYLKEEGKLLRRQKVDHNYPHCWRCHTPLIYYAKPSWYIEVTKFKDKLIEANNDVKWYPEFVGEKRFGNWLENLNDWALSRNRYWGTPLPIWKCEDCGETISIGSRKELVEKSIENIDETIDLHRPYVDDCHIKCSKCGGKMTRYKDVIDVWFDSGSMPFAQRHYPFNKDDDFFNHYPADFICEGIDQTRGWFYSLLAIGTYMTGKSPYKSVLVNDLVLDKYGKKMSKSRGNTLDPFDIFDRYGADVARFYAVYVSVPWLPTKYDEDGLKEVESKFIRSLRNVYTFFSLYVNSENVKPDELNISISERDELDKWIISRLNSLIDLVEENIDIFELTKVSKALVDFVVEDLSNWYIRRSRRRFWGEDSKSKDSAFLTTYEVLLTISKLIAPFTPFIAEELYQHLTDGKSVHLEDYPVVNKDLIDTELETKIDLVRTIVSLGRAGREKENIKVRQPIASMIVDNKYKDKVFDLEALIKEELNVKEIVYSSNVSDYMNYEVKPNFKLAGPVFGKSVGKFAQYLQKSDKAKLIEEIENKDLDIDLDGQTYTINKDYLDIRVSAKDGYDVQVENGVYVLLDTVLTDDLINEGYAREFISKIQQERKRLDLNISDRIEIKYEANDNFSNALDKYTEEIMSETLAVELNRDALDVEAVDMNDNMVKFKIEVSK; encoded by the coding sequence ATGAAAAAATTTACACCGTTAGAAAATATACCGGTAAAAGAAAGAGAAGAAAAGTTTTCTAAATATTGGAAAGAAATCGATTTACTTCACGAGAGTTTAAGAACAAGAGAAGACGGTCCTAAATACATTTTTTATGAAGGACCACCAACAGCTAATGGTAAACCAGGCATCCACCATGTAGTTTCTAGAACTCTAAAAGATATGACTTGTAGACACAAAGTTATGAAAGGTTATTACGTCGAAAGAAAAGCTGGGTGGGATACCCACGGTCTTCCTGTAGAAATTGAAGTTGAGAAAAAATTAGACTTACACAATAAAAAAGACATTGAAGCTTATGGAATCAAAGCCTTTAATGAACAATGTAAAGATTCTGTTTTCCAATATGAATCTCTATGGAGACAAATGACCGAGAGAATGGGTTATGAAATCGACTTAGACAATCCTTATGTTACTTTCCACAATGATTATATAGAATCAGTATGGCATATTATTGACAAAATGTTTAAAGATGGGCTTTTATATGAAGGACACAAAATTTTACCATACTGCCCAAGATGTGGAACTGGTTTAGCTTCACACGAAGTTGCCCAAGGTTATGAAAATATAACTACAACAACTGCATATGTAAAATTCAAGAGAAAAGATAAAGATGAGTATTTTATAGCATGGACCACAACACCATGGACATTACCATCAAACGTAAGCTTGACTGTTAACGCAGATGTTGATTATGTGTTACTTAAAAACAATGACAACGATGAATTATACTGGATGGCCAAAGATCTAGTTACAGATGTAATAAAAGGCGTAACAGAAGATTATGAGATAATTAAAACTGTGAAGGGAACAGACCTTGAAGGTCTTGAATATGAACAACTGATTCCAATGCTTGAAGCTGACAAAAAAGCTTTTTATATTACTCTTGCTGATTACGTTACAATTACAGACGGTACTGGTATAGTTCATACAGCTCCTGCTTTTGGGGAAGATGACTATAATACAGGTAGAAGATATGATTTGCCAGTTTTCAACCCTGTAAATGAAGAGGGCAAATTTAATGTCGGTAAATGGGGAGGTATGAATGTATTTGATGCCGATCCGGAAATATTAAATTATTTAAAAGAAGAGGGAAAACTTTTAAGAAGACAAAAGGTCGATCACAATTATCCACATTGCTGGAGATGTCATACACCTTTAATTTACTATGCAAAGCCATCTTGGTATATTGAGGTCACAAAGTTTAAAGATAAGCTAATTGAGGCTAATAACGACGTTAAATGGTATCCTGAATTTGTCGGTGAAAAGAGATTCGGTAATTGGCTAGAAAATTTAAATGACTGGGCCTTATCTAGAAACAGATACTGGGGTACTCCACTTCCAATTTGGAAATGTGAAGATTGTGGAGAAACTATAAGCATTGGCAGCAGAAAAGAATTAGTAGAAAAATCAATAGAGAATATTGATGAGACAATTGACCTGCACAGACCTTATGTTGACGATTGCCATATTAAGTGCAGTAAGTGCGGCGGCAAGATGACCAGATATAAGGATGTTATTGATGTATGGTTTGATAGCGGAAGTATGCCTTTTGCCCAAAGACATTATCCTTTTAATAAAGATGATGACTTTTTTAACCATTATCCAGCTGATTTTATTTGTGAAGGTATTGACCAAACTAGAGGATGGTTTTACTCCTTGCTCGCAATAGGGACGTATATGACTGGAAAGTCACCATATAAATCTGTTTTAGTAAATGATCTGGTACTCGATAAGTACGGCAAAAAAATGAGTAAGTCTAGGGGAAACACACTTGATCCGTTCGATATATTTGATAGATATGGAGCTGACGTTGCCAGATTCTACGCCGTTTATGTTTCAGTTCCTTGGCTACCAACAAAATATGATGAAGATGGTTTAAAAGAAGTTGAATCTAAATTCATTAGAAGTTTAAGAAACGTTTATACATTCTTCTCCTTATATGTAAATAGTGAAAATGTTAAACCAGATGAACTAAACATTTCAATAAGCGAAAGAGATGAGTTGGATAAATGGATAATTTCCAGGCTAAATTCTCTAATTGATTTAGTTGAAGAAAATATCGATATTTTTGAACTAACAAAAGTTTCAAAAGCTTTGGTTGATTTTGTTGTAGAAGATCTGTCAAATTGGTATATCAGAAGATCTAGAAGACGCTTCTGGGGAGAAGATTCAAAGAGCAAAGACTCAGCGTTCTTAACAACATATGAAGTTCTCTTAACAATCTCTAAGTTAATTGCACCATTTACTCCATTTATAGCTGAAGAACTTTATCAACATTTAACTGATGGTAAATCTGTTCACTTAGAAGATTATCCAGTAGTTAATAAAGACCTAATCGATACAGAATTAGAAACAAAAATTGATTTGGTTAGAACAATTGTTTCGCTTGGAAGAGCTGGTCGTGAAAAAGAAAACATTAAAGTTAGACAGCCAATAGCATCAATGATTGTTGATAATAAATATAAGGATAAGGTTTTCGACCTCGAAGCATTGATTAAAGAAGAATTAAATGTTAAAGAGATAGTTTATTCTTCAAATGTATCTGATTATATGAACTATGAAGTAAAACCTAACTTTAAACTTGCTGGACCAGTATTCGGTAAATCAGTTGGTAAATTTGCACAATACTTGCAAAAATCTGACAAAGCTAAATTAATTGAAGAAATCGAAAACAAGGATTTAGATATTGATTTAGATGGCCAAACATATACAATAAATAAGGACTACTTGGATATTCGTGTAAGTGCAAAAGATGGCTATGACGTTCAAGTTGAAAACGGTGTATATGTGCTATTGGATACAGTTTTAACTGATGATTTAATAAACGAAGGTTATGCTAGAGAGTTTATATCAAAAATTCAACAAGAAAGAAAACGCTTGGACTTAAATATAAGTGATAGAATTGAAATCAAATACGAAGCAAACGACAACTTCTCAAATGCTCTAGACAAGTATACAGAAGAGATTATGTCTGAAACTCTTGCTGTAGAGTTAAATAGGGATGCACTCGATGTAGAAGCTGTTGATATGAACGATAACATGGTTAAATTCAAAATTGAAGTAAGTAAATAG